The following is a genomic window from Mercenaria mercenaria strain notata unplaced genomic scaffold, MADL_Memer_1 contig_3822, whole genome shotgun sequence.
tagtatcgtttttatttaatggctgtattacacttctgcaacgtcaaacatgtaataaatagagaatattaggttactgtcatataaatttaaatttattaagtgagtcatggaaaatataaacaagagggccatgaaagtcctgtatcgctcacctgacctattgacctaaagatcatcaagatcaacattctggccaagtttcattaagatatggtaataaatgtggcctctaaagtgtaagctagcttttcctttgatttgacccggtgacccagtttttgaccgacATAACCCAggttcgaatttgacctaaagatcatcatcaagattaacattctggtcaagtttcttgaagatacagtcataaatgtggcctctagagtgttaacaagctttcctttgatttgacctagtgacctagttttccaccctagatttaaacttaacctacagatcatcaagattaacattctgaccaagtttcatgaagatatgatcataaatgtggcttctacagtgtaaacaagcttttccctttttttgccctacatgacctagattcaaattagattttgagatcatcaagatttacattctgattaagatttttgaagatacagtcatagatgtggcctctacaagcttttcctttaattcgacctgctgacctagtttttgacccaagatgacccaatatcaaactcgccTATGactttatgagggtaacattctagccaagtttcattaagattggacccaCATTGTGtcctctggagtgtaaacaagcttttcatttgatttgaccttgtgatctagttttttactccagatGACTCAGtgtcaaactcgtccaagatttaattgagggttcaattctgaccaagtttcattaagattgggccgaaaatttgacctctatagtgttaataagcttttcctttaatttgacctgatgacctagttttcaGTCCCATATggccaatatcgaacttgtccaagatatAATTTTGGCTAATATTCTGACCGAGTGattacaagcttttcttttgatttgacctggtgacctagtttttgacccaagatgacccaatctCGAGCTCGTCAAAAtttttattgatggtaacattctgaccacgttttatattttaaaatccataaatgaacgaaaaagttattaagaatTGTTAAGAAGTGTCGGGCTTTCATTTTAccgtcttaattccattggaggcggagcttaTGCACCGCCCCAAAAAAACGGTGAACTGACATATGCAGGCCGTTTTGATCTTTTCCAGCAAATTAGCTCACCAGTGACGTTATAAATGTATGCCATAAAGTATGACGAATAATGAAATGACGTCCTTAAAAAGTTAATCTCGTAAAACAGGGGgtgaaatgacaaaatttgatggttctattcataaataatttgcgaGTTGTTCGATTACTCATTTATAAGATGCTTCTAAAAATTCTTATAAAGaagaaacaaaaatcttaaaGGTCGGTTATGCAACACTTTCTTATCACTGGGGTAAATTggaacagcatatgacccgaatgacgtattacgctgcaAATGTTGTACtgtaaaatatgaattatttgcgttgttagggtcgaaaaaataaacatgttcttGTAATTTCACAAGTTGATAGGACATGGATAGTCGGTCGGTTGAGCGCGAATAAATAAGTAACGCACCCTCGATTTAATAATTACGCATCCTAAGTTCTGCCCATAGATCTATCTAATTTAATTAATAGAATGtaggaatatatttgttttttaattagtGATCATATGGGATTGTGTGCCTGATATAGATCTAGATATATGGCACATTTCAATGATGACCCTAGCTTGTATTTCCTGTCCTACGTAATTTCCCATTTACCTTCATTTTTGTGTACTAAAAAGTTTCATTATTTAGAGGTTCATTAGTGTATGAAATCAAGATCAAACATTTCAAATGTCAGTCAAGTATCtcgtcacatgattaaaaattGATAACAATTGATACATAAATTCTCTACCCGCAGTGAGTACATTACTTGAACGTAATGTATGTGGACAATCCGCAACTAGTGCATTGATATTTCTCACCcatgaagaaaaaacattcgGATTATAGAAGAATGTATGAAATAAATGGATAAGATATTGGTAAGTTCTGCTTTCAATTAattcatcattatcatcaacaacaacagaaacacaGGGTCAAAGTTATATTTACAGTGCTTTCTCTCGTAGCTTCGAGGATGGTTGCAGAACCGAGTGAATTAGGAAAACTGATTATAGATATTGTTATGAACTAAATCGGTACAACTACTATGAGAAATTTATGAAACTCTGGAaataatgttgattttatttAGATATTGACGATTATAATCACGATTATTAGCACGACTGTTACCAGCTTGTCACAGAGTAAAAGTACCATCCATACATACTGAAATATGTTAACTGAAAGCATTTTACAACTAATACAGAAGTTGCATGTACATGCTTTGTTTTCAAATTGCAATTCTATTCCaaattattatttgaaacatCTGATATACTTTATGTCGGGTAGTTCTGCATGACCTTCATATCGTCTTAAACTAACAAAATGTTATGGTCACTTTTAATTTCCATTTGTAAGTATAATCATGCAACTGATTACTCAATATCATTCATAAATCTAACATAAATTCATGCGTTTTAAacgtttaaaattcataaaagacACTACTAAACATCAGAACCTATATCATGTACGAACATACATAAACGTATTGCAATTTCAAAGACGAAACCAGTGCCTTCAAAATAAGACAAACGTAAGATTAAATTTCCTGATAAAAGCGTCTCCACATCTACAAAAAAACAGTCAGATAAATTCAATCTACGTGTTACctaaatctaaatatttaattaatccATTTAGATTTTGCAATATAAAAGCTAAAAGGTAAAAAAGCTATTTAGCGAAAATCGTGAGACGGTTATTAAAAAAGCAATGAAGTTCAAAATGTACTCGTACACGTGCACGTACGAAATCATAACCTTGTTTGTTCGACTAACGCTGTAAGCATTTGACGAATACTTGCTGGCGCAAGCTTTGTCGCTGACTTGACTAAACAGCACAGTACAGTTATGCCCTGACTGAGTAATTGTATTTTATCAACTTAATCTGCTTATCCTTCCAGTTATTTTTATCAGGAAAGTCTAATCATATCAGTTGCTCCAGTTTATATTCTGTGAATTTTCGTGGTTTAAAGTATAaataatatttcacattttagaGAAACAGAATAATGCGTATGCTTACTACTTACACAAAGGACTGTACATACTTCCACACCTATACCTAAGACTTGGCCTCTTACCGGCATTTCCGGGAGTTATTACTGCACAATCTTTTGCGCAGTTCCCGGTCAATAACTTACTGATTCTCTTTTGGTTGAGTAGTTGCAGTCGAAATCGGACAAATCGCgttaatcaaaacaaaataaatgttaataaatgcTATCGATAAATAGCATAATGGTTGGTTTAAATCTAAAGGAGAAACAAACGCGATTGAAACGGAGATGACTATTTACAAGTTTGAAGACGGAAAGTAAAGATAGCACTACATTTAGCTTTTACTGTTTATCATATGCAAGATTTATACACGCTTTAATAAAAGCTTATcttatgatatttgtttttgttttttatactgTTGTTATATATGTATGCAATTATGGTTTGAATGTCTGGActgaaagtaaatatatttgtgtGAGATAAACAGGAGCTAGTTCATTACGACTTCTGTACATTAAAACAGCTTTacaaaaaggaaggaataacaACTTTTCGGAAGTTTCATCCAGTTTTCAGCTGAATGAGTGTCCTATTCTTTACCCTGAGTTAATAATGTGAACTTCTACTAAAAATTCTAAACGAACTTGATTGTACAAAAACAAGGATATCTCTCAATATGCACGCCACTTTTCTAAGTAGTCTACTTGATATATTGTTTACTCTTGTTTATTAGAGGGGTATCTCTATAAATATTGATGTGTTATATTATGCTTTGTTTATTAGAGGGGTTTCTCTATAGATATTGATGTGTTATATTATGCTTTGTTTATTAGAGCGGTATCTCAATAAATATTGATGTGTTACATTTTGCCTTGTTTATTAGAGGGGTTTATCTATAGATATTGATGTGTTACATTATGCTTTGTGCTACAACGCACTTTGCCCAGGTATGGCCGCAGTCTAAATGGCTTAGTGCAGCGATATTGCATAGCAAGTGCTCATGGAGGTTTTACGCAGTGTCGCATATTATTGGCGTAAAGCAgttgttttgatatttacataTATGTGCTAACCAATtattgtccgttagtattgacctgacactcatgaatattccgtttaTTTCCGAAAATAATTTCCGAATATATAAAAAGCGATGTAACTGTTACATATTAATTGATATACTCACTCCGGGAGAAGTAGGTTCCAACGTAAGCCAAGATTCAACGATGTCGTGTTGCAAACTACCACCGACATTTTATCACGTGACCTCTATCCACAAATAACATGTTTTGCGAGGAAAAGTATGTTTCACGGGAAAGACATATTTCATAATGCAATTTGCAACAACTGTATGAATTGTCAAGATTACAAAGCGAAATATGCTACCCTGTATTTCCATCTATACTGAACcgaaagtaaaatttatttagaTAATTGACTGCATATTGATGAGAAATTACACCTATGTACATTTAGTTATATGTTGCAACTTGTATTTCCTTTCTGAATCTACATTTGTACCTACACAATCTTGTCACATTCACTtgtatatcataaaaataaacatatttaattttgatgcaaACTCTACATGATTGCTACAACGTTTAATGGAAAACGAAAGCAGTGTTCCTGTTTATCACTTACTATATATCAACGACGGAGATCTCATTTGAAGAAGGCGAAAGCGTACACATTAAACATAACATATATTGAGAGATTAACAATTTTAAATCATGTACTAGGCAAAAGATGATAAAATGATGTACTTAAGCGCAATATCTAACAGTAAAACAGCCTAAAATGACCAGAGCAAGGGGAGACATGTTCCAAACACGTTGATATGCGATCGTGGTTATGCGTATATGTCTAGAGTTTTTGTTCAGCCATAAGACAGACATCGTTAATAAAGTTTTATTGGGAAGCTTGATTAGTTGTATGATTCCATATCCGCATCTGTATTAATAACCTTTTATTCGCATACAAGAGACCTCATTGCTTAGTTCAGACTTCGCATGTTAGATGTTAAGACCAATTTTCTGTAAGAAGAAAATCGAAAAAGGCGTCGGAAACTCatagtctcagaattacttcCTATTTTCACCCTATATAAAGAATTAAGAGTTATAAAAAGATATGAATCAGCTCTGGTACTATTGAAAcggaaaacaaaactttttacgATGAATGGCGATTTCTGAGAATCAATGTTTACTTGTTGTGTTATAAATATGTGTTTGCATTGGCTTCGCATACTTGCAATGCTTATATAACCTACTGCGATGACATCATTTATTTTTCTCCCCTTTGTCTTTTTTATCTCAATTGTTCATATACTAAGAATTTCTCTTGTACTCGCCCTCTTGTCGGCCTCGGCATCGGGGTCGCCGTCTGTGTCGTCGTTGCATTCAAGTTTTATTGTAAGCTTATCAATTTCactatatcttcttaaccactgaaCCTATTATCTTTAAACTTCACGTATAGAAGGGTTTAGGAAAGGATTAGATATATGATAATTTAATATCACATATCTTAAAGGTCAGTATCACTGGGGTTAATTATAAAATAGTGTCGGCAAAGGTTTATTTTGGAAGCGATAAaatcttattattatttttaacagaCCTATCATTCCCAAACATCACATAAAATTCGACAGTTTAGGGCCAGGTACCTCGCAGGTCATGATCACTGTGGTCAATAAAATGTAATTGAGCTGGTTAAAGTTTAGCAGCAAGCTTTCTTATCACTCTTAGACTGTCCCTACAGTCACTAAATATCTCTTAACGATTGATTAATAGTTTAAAATGTTATGGCGCACAGCTCAATTTAGCTAAGACACATAATGTTttctataatgataataatatcaatgatgataataataacattttattcatGGAAGGTATGAAGAATAGatcatttcaaaatacaaatgagTCATCTTAATTTTAATTCTGCATTTTGAACAACAGAGACAACAACAACAGGAAATCGGTTCTCTAATGTAATAATAAGATTAAGTGCATTTAAGCAAGAATATTCAAATTCGGGATGAACATTTAAAATAGGTGGATGGTTCATTGCTCATCATCCTGCGTAAATAGCTTAAATTATGCATCCTGTCCTCTGCAAGTACTGATCGGATCTATACCAaatattttcagtacaaaatttCCTTAGACCCCTCTATTAGGTTTGTTTAAATGACGCCGTTTGATTCCTGTTCAGGACTTCCTCATATTCATATAGAATGAaaaatgttagtcaaatgaaTCAGTGGATCATGGAGTCCAAAGTATTATATTTAAGAGAGTTCTGCTTCAGTCGCTTCTAGAGGgcatgagagatgttgcacatttcattacctctcatgaacagcctccatcaaaccgagtctactttTTTCTCTGTTGCATTATtcgcttccaaatgatcttttgcaaattttattcaTCAAATTTAGCTTCTAACATCCTTGTGTTGCGTTTTCTGGTGTCTGCTTAATGAGTTTGTTTGGTCACTTTTGTTACGAGTAAAGACTTCACAGAAATGACATCTAAAGCAATACATGGTTATTTCAAATCTCAAACTGTAAATAGACAGTTCCGGTAATTGATCTCTACAAGCAGTCAATTGTTTACTTTATTTCAATGGCGCTTTTATTTTCCCTGATCTTCGGCCAATATTTAGAATGAACATATTTGCCACGTTTGTTCAGTTGCTCATAGCATGAATGAATGCACTTAAGTTTTCAAGTGTAAGTCAATTCTAGTAGCAATCATTATCATTGACATGCCCGTGAAATCAAAGCCAGCAATTATTATGTGGAAGGACAAGTTAAGATATAAAAGTAATTTCACAATAGTTACATTCAAGGCAGACATTAGACGTTTTTGTTGTGGTAGGGGTTCAAAAGATATGTTGTCTGTAAAAATATACTCTACAATATCTATCCAATTGTGTCTGATGATTTCTGTCTGTCAATAAAACTAGAATGATATTATGGCAATAAATTGTTAATGAAACGTTTATGTCACGCAGTGACTAAATTCTCAGATCTTATTAACGTGAAAtagcactttgaaatttttttacaacccgcatatgattttgatatcatattaaagtagaagttatccccggcatgaatgtgtagctgttttcttggttactagtgaaactttttagctatgacttcgcaaacattaccatgcacgtctgttttggtgccacgttaaaaagcgataaaaaaatcggtttattctctctcatctttttttttatttacagcaATGGAACTTACATCTTTATGTGTGTTACACAAAAGTTTGCGGTGCTAGACAgtatttgtcacttttattttcaaaattataaaaaaatgaagaaaaacgagtgtgcgattttttcaataaaactaaaattttgagaatgtcgtttttcttcattttaccATCGTTTTGAAAACAGAAGTAACAAATACTACCCAGCGCCGTAGACCTTTGTGTAACacacataaatatgtaaatttcaatgctgtaaattgaacaagagcaccgccttgcgggtgctgacgctcatctgattttttttgtataatagaaatattgtcttacccatgattttctaagtctaaaaagggccatcattcttgcaaaaagcaggacagagttatgtttcttgatgtatagtgtcagcttatgatggtgaaaaactgttgcaagttttaaagcaatagctttgatagtttatgagaaaagttgacttaaacataatactcaaccaagaaaatgattttctaagtccaaaaggggcaataattattgcaaaaagcaggatggagttatgttgcttgctgtacagggtcagcttatcaTGGTGAAAAGctcttgcaagttttaaagcaatagctttgatagtttaggagaaaagctgacctaaacataaaacttaaccaagaaaactgattttctaagtccaaaaggggccataaatcttgcaaaaagcaggatggagttatgtttcttaatgtacagggtctgcttatgatggtgaacaagtattccaagtttcaaagcaatagctttaatggtttaggagaaaagctgacctaaacataaaacttaaccaagaaatatgatattttctaagtccaaaaggggccataaatcttgcaaaaagcaggatggagttatgtttcttgctgtacagggtcagcttatgatgatgaaaaactgttgcaagttttaaagcaatagctttgatagtttaggagaaaagctgacctaaacataaaacttaaccaagaaaattgattttctaagtccaaaaggggcaataattcttgcaaaaagcaggatggagttatgtttcttgatgtacagggtctgcttatgatggtgaacaagtattccaagtttcaaagcaatagctttgatagtttaggagaaaagttgacctaaacataaaacttaaccaagaaatctgatattttctaagtccaaaaggggccataaatcttgcaaaaagcaggatggagttatgtttcttgctatacagggtcagcttatgatggtgaacaagtattccaagtttcaaagcaatagctttgatagtttaggagaaaagttgacctaaacataaaacttaaccaggcaacgccaacgcagacgccgacgccgacgccgacgccgacaaccgctcaagtgatgacaataactcatcattttttttcaaaaaatcagatgagctaaaaatgaacaaatgatagaaaataaACCGACTTTTTATCGCTTGttaacgtggcgccaaaacagacgtgcatggtaatgtttgcgacgtcatagctAAAAAGTTTCACTAGTAACCAAGAAAACAGCTACACATTCTTGCcggggataacttctactttaatatgatatcaaaatcatatgcgggttgtaaaaaaatgacaaagtgctattccaccttaaCATCCGTCGGACTTGGCTTTcccaacatttattttaaaaaacgttCCCACTGTGCCAGTCTCAGATTCATataaatcaagtttatatttCTTGTGTTGTTATTAAAGCCTGCCATTTGAGCGATATGTCAATATTCGTAAATTTGACTCATTAAACCCAGTCTAACCATTTTCTTACTTTGACAGTTTTCAATCACACGTAGCGGCATCCATAAAGAAACAAGTAGAGGAAGtgtaacattttgtaaatatggcAACAGCCCAGTCATCACAAGACCGAGTTCATCTTTTTCGCCTCCAAACTCTAATCATAGATGGAGGCACTACAGTCATAAGGAACATAATTCACCAGAAGAGCTCCAATGTTCCGTTTAATGTGTTTCTTAGTCATGAAATAACCGCAGTAAAGGCACTGGTGGGCAGAGATATAATAAAGAAAGCACAGTACAATCTGCTTTATCCACAAGGTGGTAATCTTCCTTCTATCACGGACATCGACCTAACTCTTGCGATATGCTTGCTGAGAAGCCTAAAAAGTTTCGGGCTGAACACTAGATATAACTGGAGTGCAACCCCACGGCAAAATGACACTTCCCTTGAGGCAGATTTATGTCGTCTAAGAAATACACGAAATGTGGTAGGTGTACttcactttattatatacctatataaattctgtaaaaatcggcttgtattccacaataaaatatgaacagacagacacaaattccgtattgtaccttttaaattccgtattgtaccttccgcattgtatgctgccggactattttcattaatatgcatgacccgtcacatttctataaatagcgcaaataaaaacttcactaagttccatttaatatcgataaacattgaagattttgttcaagaacaaaattagaatcaaaatggtaaaggcatataataaaagggtcattataactgtagctagatctgggactttgtattcgcctctcgtggattttgcaaggtcggatcgcACTCATGCTTAATATCAAATGAAAGTATAAAATGTGCGtaactttcttttttgtttctaagacaaacaataCTAATATTGATCATATCTTATAATAAGACGTATACTTAACTTGTCAgtgataaaatgtttaacaaatgaaACGTTACATGACAGCTTTAGAAGATGCattatctttatttctttcagaTAGCGCACATAGCGACTACAACAGGAATAGACCAGGCAACATTCCAGAACAAGTGGAATGAAGTCGAACAGgtatttatacttttttatcGGCTTTACTGAGACCTTTAAATGAAACAGGGTATGGTAATTATGAGTAGAGAATGgacttacattatttttatagcaTGTAGTAATCACTTTGTTTCTCTTACAACTTACTGTTTTACTAACATCACCGAAGTCTCATTTTAGACGCCTTGCAGATTGCTCCGGTTTGGTGTCTTTTTAAAGTGAAAGAGcccatgttttattttaatttttgatttttttgtattattttttaaaaataaaaccttgGCTTATTGGTTAAGATTTTGTCTGCTCATACGAGTTCGAGGCTCGAGGGCCAAGGAATAACGGGTCTGGAAAAACACAAATATGCGcccatataatattttatttgtcagcGACAAAATCTGTGTCCTTCtgccatcaatatttcattccaagATTCCAAGTACAATTACATAGCAGATAGCCAAACCGATAAATGGCAAAATGAAGATAAATGATTAAGCATCAAAACAATCTAAATTGTCTGGAACTACACAAGTATGTCTTGTATCcctgtaatattttatttgtgaGCAAGAAAAGCTGTGGCCTTcatcatcaatatttcattccaagtgCGCATGTATTGTACTAATTAGCCGGGAAGTCGATAgcaaaaaataatgttaattgAGATTTGAAGAAGTAAGTAGCTCGGTACTTTagttactttaaatttataattatgctgatacatgtatgttaaatatTGTCCATGTTTTAAACCGAGGGATAAATGTGAATTTTCAGAATCTTGAAAAGCAATTATGACAGTATCTTTCTTATCTAGAACATAGAACTTTGGAGCAggtgatatgttttatttcatactatttttataattatgtacgTCTTGATTTGTCAAAGACTTtataatttctatttcaaacctgaaatatattttactgtacGTACAATTATATTTGCACAATATTCAGTTTTTCCCAGCTTACATATTCTTATAATATTACATAAGTagaaatgtaattatttaaagaaaactgcCAGACtgtctttttaaaattaaagaagaaaacaaCTAGTACTCGTTTATTATAAAAAATCCCAAAAACATAAAGCTCGAATAAAAGGGAATCTATCCATTGGCAATCCaattgtgttatttattttttttgtgttgttgttttctttttatgcctCCACGGTTACATGTGGGATACAAAATGAAACTATAGCAGGAACAAAGACAAACTATACAGTAACAAAGAAAcagtttttaattgttttattagctAGACGGCGACTGATTTATAGAATTAACCAGCAGTTAGACCTTGTTTCCCCTTTAAAGCTCAACAGCAATGTGACATATTGATTTTAGGAAAATTCTGGGAGATGGGAAAAGAAAGATCACACGCAAACGGCAAAGGATCAGCAAGTGtgattttactaaaaaaaaagggTTGATTTCCACATTTCTTACTTCTCTGGGGGTATTTTGAACCATATCTTTTCCTGGACCTTTGCCGTCGATTTATTTTGTTAAGATTCTTTCAAGTCTATATCATTTATGCAATGACATAAACACGAAAAACATTAAAAGGTCGATCACTTCAAAACAGCACCAGATCCGCAAAAGTTGTTCTATTCTGATTGAAATCATGCTTTTCGATAAATTTCACTTGGGATATATAACTTTTTATGTGATGACATCATCCGGCTGACTGCGACTTTAAATCAAACTGAAAGATAATTTCCATGCAAGTTTATATGATGCCACtggtgtattgaaaaaggaaagttatataaatatataaaggtATATAATCGTCCAAAATACCAAGAATTGAAACTTAAATTGCGAGTATGAGATGGTCTGTAAGAAATAATATGCACACTGCATAAGTAGCTGCAATGATAATGCTTTTAGACCCAATTATTATTACTTAATCATAGATACACAAATATGATGAAATGATATTTGGAATTAACAcaaacaagaaggccaagatggccgTAGGTCGCTCATCCTAATGACCCAGTCGCTCAttcaaatgacccagttttgtcacctcatgacccagttttaattcgtctgagttttcaaggagataaacatgatggacaagtttcataaagatggagcaaacatgtggcctctagagtgtaatcAAGATGTGTCTTCAAGTTGGTCTGAACGATTTTTTGACCAAACTTAACCCAATCATTAACCTGTCCAAGATTGTATGGAGTCAAATATTCTG
Proteins encoded in this region:
- the LOC123526847 gene encoding uncharacterized protein LOC123526847, yielding MATAQSSQDRVHLFRLQTLIIDGGTTVIRNIIHQKSSNVPFNVFLSHEITAVKALVGRDIIKKAQYNLLYPQGGNLPSITDIDLTLAICLLRSLKSFGLNTRYNWSATPRQNDTSLEADLCRLRNTRNVIAHIATTTGIDQATFQNKWNEVEQVFILFYRLY